A section of the Bombus huntii isolate Logan2020A chromosome 5, iyBomHunt1.1, whole genome shotgun sequence genome encodes:
- the LOC126866017 gene encoding signal recognition particle receptor subunit alpha homolog isoform X1 has protein sequence MLDLFTIFSKGGIVLWCFQSTSQIFAPSVNALIRSVILQERTGNHTFEYDSLRLQYKLDNEFELVFVVAYQKILQLSYVDKFLNDIHLEFRDRFKNELENSKWFYNFEFQNNYEHVLAMAEQWARTQAKIPKQMRTFDESQKSKKTVASMIERKDDKDNKKQGKRKTGVSTNRDDQMKIQEVPKQDLSNNQVNHNGEMDEEVLIANRMKLAQKMNNQKKKADKQKSQKPEKAGKKPRVWELGGTIKDLAALERTKDKPEESGDYVGADKTLVGQMKGGIRDIVVETDSEDESDEEMENPKPQVQKKSNSMFSMFKSLVGNKSLKHEDMAPVLEKLKDHLISKNVAADIAQKLCDSVGVKLEGKVLGTFDSVTSTVKATLTDALVQILSPKRRVDILRDAMEAKKNNRPYVMTFCGVNGVGKSTNLAKICFWLIENNFRVLIAACDTFRAGAVEQLRTHMRHLNALHPPEKHENQSMVQLYEKGYGKDAAGIAMEAIRFAKDLKIDVVLVDTAGRMQDNEPLMRALTKLIKVNEPDLVLFVGEALVGNEAVDQLVKFNQALADHSQSTNPHIIDGIVLTKFDTIDDKVGAAISMTYITGQPIVFVGTGQTYTDLKSLNAKAVVHALMK, from the exons ATGCTCGACTTATTTACTATATTCAGTAAAGGTGGTATTGTTCTATGGTGTTTCCAAAGCACCTCGCAAATATTTGCTCCTAGTGTTAACGCACTAATACGAAGTGTCATATTGCAA GAACGTACGGGAAATCATACCTTTGAATACGATTCCTTACGCTTGCAGTATAAACTCGATAACGAGTTTGAGCTAGTGTTTGTTGTTGCATATCAAAAAATACTACAATTGTCGTATGTagacaaatttttaaacgacATCCACTTAGAATTTAGAGATAGATTCAAAAATGAATTGGAGAACTCTAAGtggttttacaatttcgaatttcaaaataattatgaGCATGTACTTGCTATGGCTGAACAATGGGCACGAACTCAGGCTAAGATACCTAAACAAATGCGTACTTTTGATGAAAGTCAAAAATCAAAAAAGACTGTTGCTAGTATGATTGAACGGAAAGATGACAAAGATAATAAAAAGCAGG GTAAAAGGAAGACGGGAGTTAGTACTAATAGAGATGATCAAA TGAAAATTCAAGAGGTCCCTAAACAGGATTTGTCAAACAATCAAGTAAATCATAACGGAGAAATGGATGAAGAAGTTTTAATCGCAAACCGTATGAAATTGGCTCaaaaaatgaataatcaaaagaaaaaagctGATAAACA AAAAAGCCAAAAACCTGAGAAAGCTGGCAAGAAACCCCGTGTGTGGGAATTAGGTGGGACTATCAAAGATCTTGCTGCTTTGGAACGCACCAAAGATAAACCAGAAGAAAGTGGCGATTATGTGGGAGCTGATAAAAca TTAGTAGGCCAGATGAAAGGTGGCATTCGTGATATAGTAGTTGAAACTGATTCTGAGGATGAGTCTGACGAAGAAATGGAGAATCCCAAACCCCAAGTACAAAAGAAAAGCAACAGTATGTTTTCAATGTTCAAGAGTTTGGTTGGTAACAAGTCTTTGAAACATGAGGATATGGCTCCAgttttggaaaaattaaaagatcaCTTGATTTCGAAAAACGTAGCAGCTGATATTGCTCAAAAATTGTGCGATTCTGTTGGTGTAAAGCTCGAGGGAAAAGTACTTGGTACGTTCGATAGCGTGACTAGTACCGTCAAAGCCACGCTGACCGACGCATTGGTGCAAATACTGTCTCCAAAGAGACGTGTGGATATTCTGCGAGACGCAATGGaagcaaaaaaaaataacagaCCTTATGTTATGACTTTCTGCGGCGTAAATGGGGTGGGAAAATCCACAAATCTAGCGAAAATTTGTTTTTGGCTTATAGAGAATAATTTTCGTGTGCTAATTGCAGCGTGTGATACATTTAG aGCTGGTGCAGTTGAACAATTGAGAACTCATATGCGCCATTTGAATGCTCTTCATCCGCCAGAGAAACATGAAAATCAATCTATGGTTCAATTATATGAAAAAGGTTATGGGAAAGATGCTGCTGGTATTGCCATGGAAGCGATCCGTTTTGCTAAGGATTTGAAAATCGATGTAGTTTTGGTGGATACCGCGGGCAGAATGCAAGATAACGAACCATTAATGAGAGCCTTGACTAAGTTGATCAAAGTAAACGAACCAGATTTAGTACTCTTTGTTGGCGAAGCTCTTGTTGGAAACGAAGCTGTTGaccaattggtaaaatttaatCAAGCACTAGCCGATCATAGTCAATCCACCAATCCTCATATCATTGATGGCATCGTGTTAACTAAATTTGATACAATCGATGATAAG GTAGGCGCGGCAATTTCTATGACGTATATTACTGGACAACCCATCGTTTTTGTTGGGACAGGGCAAACTTATACTGATTTGAAGTCATTAAACGCAAAAGCCGTGGTACATGCATTAATGAAGTAA
- the LOC126866017 gene encoding signal recognition particle receptor subunit alpha homolog isoform X2, which yields MLDLFTIFSKGGIVLWCFQSTSQIFAPSVNALIRSVILQERTGNHTFEYDSLRLQYKLDNEFELVFVVAYQKILQLSYVDKFLNDIHLEFRDRFKNELENSKWFYNFEFQNNYEHVLAMAEQWARTQAKIPKQMRTFDESQKSKKTVASMIERKDDKDNKKQVKIQEVPKQDLSNNQVNHNGEMDEEVLIANRMKLAQKMNNQKKKADKQKSQKPEKAGKKPRVWELGGTIKDLAALERTKDKPEESGDYVGADKTLVGQMKGGIRDIVVETDSEDESDEEMENPKPQVQKKSNSMFSMFKSLVGNKSLKHEDMAPVLEKLKDHLISKNVAADIAQKLCDSVGVKLEGKVLGTFDSVTSTVKATLTDALVQILSPKRRVDILRDAMEAKKNNRPYVMTFCGVNGVGKSTNLAKICFWLIENNFRVLIAACDTFRAGAVEQLRTHMRHLNALHPPEKHENQSMVQLYEKGYGKDAAGIAMEAIRFAKDLKIDVVLVDTAGRMQDNEPLMRALTKLIKVNEPDLVLFVGEALVGNEAVDQLVKFNQALADHSQSTNPHIIDGIVLTKFDTIDDKVGAAISMTYITGQPIVFVGTGQTYTDLKSLNAKAVVHALMK from the exons ATGCTCGACTTATTTACTATATTCAGTAAAGGTGGTATTGTTCTATGGTGTTTCCAAAGCACCTCGCAAATATTTGCTCCTAGTGTTAACGCACTAATACGAAGTGTCATATTGCAA GAACGTACGGGAAATCATACCTTTGAATACGATTCCTTACGCTTGCAGTATAAACTCGATAACGAGTTTGAGCTAGTGTTTGTTGTTGCATATCAAAAAATACTACAATTGTCGTATGTagacaaatttttaaacgacATCCACTTAGAATTTAGAGATAGATTCAAAAATGAATTGGAGAACTCTAAGtggttttacaatttcgaatttcaaaataattatgaGCATGTACTTGCTATGGCTGAACAATGGGCACGAACTCAGGCTAAGATACCTAAACAAATGCGTACTTTTGATGAAAGTCAAAAATCAAAAAAGACTGTTGCTAGTATGATTGAACGGAAAGATGACAAAGATAATAAAAAGCAGG TGAAAATTCAAGAGGTCCCTAAACAGGATTTGTCAAACAATCAAGTAAATCATAACGGAGAAATGGATGAAGAAGTTTTAATCGCAAACCGTATGAAATTGGCTCaaaaaatgaataatcaaaagaaaaaagctGATAAACA AAAAAGCCAAAAACCTGAGAAAGCTGGCAAGAAACCCCGTGTGTGGGAATTAGGTGGGACTATCAAAGATCTTGCTGCTTTGGAACGCACCAAAGATAAACCAGAAGAAAGTGGCGATTATGTGGGAGCTGATAAAAca TTAGTAGGCCAGATGAAAGGTGGCATTCGTGATATAGTAGTTGAAACTGATTCTGAGGATGAGTCTGACGAAGAAATGGAGAATCCCAAACCCCAAGTACAAAAGAAAAGCAACAGTATGTTTTCAATGTTCAAGAGTTTGGTTGGTAACAAGTCTTTGAAACATGAGGATATGGCTCCAgttttggaaaaattaaaagatcaCTTGATTTCGAAAAACGTAGCAGCTGATATTGCTCAAAAATTGTGCGATTCTGTTGGTGTAAAGCTCGAGGGAAAAGTACTTGGTACGTTCGATAGCGTGACTAGTACCGTCAAAGCCACGCTGACCGACGCATTGGTGCAAATACTGTCTCCAAAGAGACGTGTGGATATTCTGCGAGACGCAATGGaagcaaaaaaaaataacagaCCTTATGTTATGACTTTCTGCGGCGTAAATGGGGTGGGAAAATCCACAAATCTAGCGAAAATTTGTTTTTGGCTTATAGAGAATAATTTTCGTGTGCTAATTGCAGCGTGTGATACATTTAG aGCTGGTGCAGTTGAACAATTGAGAACTCATATGCGCCATTTGAATGCTCTTCATCCGCCAGAGAAACATGAAAATCAATCTATGGTTCAATTATATGAAAAAGGTTATGGGAAAGATGCTGCTGGTATTGCCATGGAAGCGATCCGTTTTGCTAAGGATTTGAAAATCGATGTAGTTTTGGTGGATACCGCGGGCAGAATGCAAGATAACGAACCATTAATGAGAGCCTTGACTAAGTTGATCAAAGTAAACGAACCAGATTTAGTACTCTTTGTTGGCGAAGCTCTTGTTGGAAACGAAGCTGTTGaccaattggtaaaatttaatCAAGCACTAGCCGATCATAGTCAATCCACCAATCCTCATATCATTGATGGCATCGTGTTAACTAAATTTGATACAATCGATGATAAG GTAGGCGCGGCAATTTCTATGACGTATATTACTGGACAACCCATCGTTTTTGTTGGGACAGGGCAAACTTATACTGATTTGAAGTCATTAAACGCAAAAGCCGTGGTACATGCATTAATGAAGTAA
- the LOC126866004 gene encoding uncharacterized protein LOC126866004 translates to MQNWNQWQLSAGAVATPMPQPPVGYAVPGTDPTAMMQAYMQYYNQPAPSGYTAEQWAAAQQQNWAQWQQWQQQYQQWQAQYGEKYQETMKHMSAQNMSLANQVSQLPIVQPPPPLPKEDTKPPLPPNNMNTYQFTSMPPPHQNNLPLFPVKQNANTPMQQTNIQNCPQNPPLPPNQPPLPPENNNSSKENNSLNGKRSNSIGSESNSAKKLKIEDEELTEAEKTFDAQFKQWEEQFNKWKQQNANHPDKTQYKQYEAKWTSWREKLIERREQMRRKREQQKQTVVKVDIEKNKGSSGDDKILNILSSTENQGLINNLLGIGKTLGLTAKQSINVPPPPPPPPATETVASNIQTATSSQVSQSSTTQLPVMNMMSSNMTSSPWNSQQWTAQYNAGVNVSNFSNFQAMTGVPPPPFNMPPTQMPPPNFTQPPPNFPAIPNFSQPPPGFVSNDSRQNHNVRPPVPPNMQGRPPSFGMNTGKGPDNNLIHNERQNQPGSMSNFDSVGHQGNFGINDAGHQKEGIPAERFGPDSINDQQGNQFRNDMFGQRNENYKLNDERVSEAEQFRREDRNYQEHGNSQFNQQKMNFNNDRFASGNDRFGPGNNRFGPTNDRFGPGNDRFGPGDNRFVAGNDRFGPGGDRVGQGTETVNDRFGTNNNRFGPNNEPYGPGGDRFNRNSMDRFDQKDVVDNRRDSFPNVPRGFGRNNQFEPPDKFAPELKKLMEKRRAAMDVFKPSYFDSDKSSSVGSLSESFKKITGDSPFMKSVGNQNLGPRGSSNFGSGAPGNFRIPGDFKLHGNPDFGPRALLGIVRNNSFDSRDSFKGSNSSSQQMQDLMHTEPRSEMANIGNDTNVKNEVKNESTTVVEQVAVNNSKSTEQNVDNIQKDSSENYSIQKDIPLLEKPPWVNAQLPEDSLLQKDSIKEEEIPSTNYSSSEQDPQNAFKEQTEVKQELSNNDSENTEKKPEVLPFMGENDLKPEDLNMEPPPELPNLGPVLTDTNEPTDSVQRTDEPYDGKESSLKSFVSNTESYEPRGPFDATFGPRGMPFRSSTPFLSPRGSNNVRFPMFEPPFNSSGPNPYSLGPRGPNDVQFGPRALNDGQFDSRGSNDGQFGPRASNNAQFGPRGLGDGQYGPRGTGDGQFGPRASNDGQFGQRGPNDAQFGPRGPNDGQFGPRSVNDGMFGPRGPNDGLFGTRGPVENQFGLRAPNNAQFGPRPSNIGQFGPRYDAQLNLSRPNDGQFGPRGTNDGQFGPHGPNNRPFDNRGLCDQFMPRGLNEGQPRFSGLNDRLFGSRRNDPPYQRSPGGSKGANDGGQFSNRFNEKQFDNSTDGCFGSQSSNDAYFGPRGPIGSSNDTSFLSRGQPDRSFDNRQLDVRGIGELRSKGPIDNNSGSKIQGTSEISGDGGVFANNEQISIDESMQQRQFDSNDAQNSLWRQPYSKNSFGDVDQRSGRGYLDKSMLPQNESFNQSIANDIERRSPKNGNKCNVPDKRSERNMNDITVSDYKTGYTESSAGSDYTKFDNSNIYVKRPMDNRQSQVRCSAVKEFCIEKQFNYNHSGASSDKKFIEHIPAKVIDYAHTSRSSNQDHLTPVQCFDYGHGNLKPLVPEHEVYPKKDFRNWEENEQNLKDYTEKIRRYECYANKTESRHPRDYKQRRNSEEFIDDRKPERERREKEDYKAKERDDRIFDHTSDKDQDNRYDKSPIKERTRERCEPSQKETTKENDKDEDRSKGNINWQENSNKNVIDTKPSENSVTDAQHNVLESTPKTLELAKTPNCTMVDDLLCPPGRQNRPPKIAIILRGPPGSGKSFVAKLIKDKEVEQGGSAPRILSLDDYFLVEKEMESTDDNGKKVTVKEMVYEYEEAMEQSYITSLVKAFKKNITDGFFNFIILDCINEKISDYEEMWSFAKTKGFKVYVCEMEMDLQICLKRNIHNRTEDEINRIIDYFEPTPSYHQKLDVNSMLQEQAIEEVHMEDTEEIQEKSPQQNEDSQDSQDDTQDTIGVSKWERMEAEDKLDRLDGLAKKKNEGKVQTMKDFLQVPDYYNMEDTSGKKRVRWADLEERKEQEKMRAVGFVVGHTNWDRMMDPTKGGSALTRTKFFSLS, encoded by the exons atgcaaaattGGAACCAATGGCAATTGTCAGCTGGTGCTGTTGCTACTCCAATGCCACAACCACCAGTTGGTTATGCTGTACCAGGAACAGATCCTACGGCTATGATGCAAGCATACATGCAGTATTATAATCAACca GCACCTAGTGGGTATACAGCTGAACAATGGGCCGCAGCTCAACAACAAAACTGGGCTCAGTGGCAGCAATGGCAGCAACAATATCAGCAATGGCAAGCACAGTATGGGGAGAAG TATCAAGAAACAATGAAACACATGTCAGCCCAGAACATGAGCTTAGCTAATCAGGTGTCACAGTTACCAATCGTACAACCTCCACCACCTCTTCCAAAAGAGGATACAAAACCGCCATTACCTCCTAATAATATGAACACATATCAATTTACAAGCATGCCTCCTCCACATCAAAACAATCTTCCATTATTTCCCGTTAAACAAAACGCGAATACACCAAtgcaacaaacaaatatacaaaactgTCCTCAAAATCCCCCTTTACCTCCAAATCAGCCACCATTACCTCCTGAAAATAACAATAGtagtaaagaaaataatagtttaaatgGTAAACGCAGTAATAGTATCGGTAGTGAATCTAATAGTGCTAAAAAGTTGAAAATTGAAGATGAAGAACTAACTGAAGCTGAGAAAACATTTGACGCTCAGTTTAAACAGTGGGAGGAGCAGTTTAATAAGTGGAAACAGCAAAATGCTAATCATCCAGACAAG acCCAATACAAACAATACGAAGCTAAATGGACATCCTGGCGAGAGAAGCTTATCGAACGACGTGAACAAATGCGTAGGAAACGCGAGCAACAAAAGCAAACTGTTGTTAAAGTAGATATTGAAAAGAATAAAGGCTCGTCTGGTGATGATAAAATACTGAACATTCTATCCAGTACAGAAAATCAAggattaattaacaatttattgGGTATTGGGAAAACTCTTGGCTTAACTGCAAAGCAGAGTATTAATGTACCtccaccgccaccgccgccaccAGCAACAGAAACAGTAGCGTCTAACATTCAAACGGCAACCTCCTCTCAAGTATCACAGTCGTCGACAACTCAACTACCAGTCATGAACATGATGTCTTCTAATATGACTTCGTCACCTTGGAATTCTCAACAATGGACAGCACAGTATAATGCAGGCGTGAACGTATCGAATTTCTCTAACTTCCAAGCTATGACTGGAGTACCTCCACCTCCATTTAATATGCCACCAACTCAAATGCCTCCACCAAACTTTACACAACCGCCGCCGAATTTTCCAGCTATACCAAACTTTTCACAACCACCGCCAGGTTTTGTTAGCAATGACTCACGACAGAATCACAACGTACGACCTCCAGTTCCACCCAACATGCAAGGAAGGCCTCCTTCATTCGGAATGAATACTGGTAAAGGTCCAGATAATAATTTGATACACAACGAACGTCAAAATCAACCTGGTTCTATGAGCAACTTTGACTCAGTAGGTCATCAGGGTAATTTCGGTATAAATGACGCTGGGCATCAAAAGGAAGGCATACCAGCAGAACGTTTTGGTCCAGATAGTATAAATGATCAACAAGGTAATCAATTTCGCAATGATATGTTTGGtcaacgaaatgaaaattataaattaaacgatGAACGAGTATCTGAAGCCGAACAATTTAGAAGAGAAGATAGGAACTATCAAGAACACGGAAATAGTCAGTTCAATCAACAGAAAATGAACTTTAACAACGATAGATTTGCTTCTGGAAACGATCGGTTTGGGCCAGGAAACAATCGGTTTGGTCCAACGAATGATAGATTCGGACCTGGAAACGATCGATTTGGACCTGGAGATAACAGATTCGTTGCTGGAAATGATAGATTTGGACCAGGAGGTGACAGGGTAGGACAAGGAACTGAAACTGTTAATGATCGTTTTGGAACAAACAATAATCGATTTGGTCCAAATAATGAACCTTATGGTCCTGGGGGTGATAGGTTTAATAGGAATAGTATGGATCGTTTTGACCAAAAAGACGTAGTAGATAATAGACGTGATAGTTTTCCAAATGTTCCAAGGGGTTTCGGTAGGAATAATCAATTTGAACCACCAGATAAATTTGCTCCAGAACTAAAGAAGCTTATGGAAAAAAGGAGAGCAGCGATGGACGTATTCAAACCAAGCTATTTTGATTCTGATAAAAGTAGCAGCGTTGGTTCACTGAGTGAAAGCTTTAAGAAGATTACAGGTGATTCTCCATTCATGAAATCTGTTGGAAACCAAAATTTGGGACCTCGTGGATCTTCTAACTTTGGATCAGGCGCACCTGGTAATTTCAGAATACCTGGAGATTTTAAGCTTCATGGAAATCCTGACTTTGGACCCCGTGCTCTTCTAGGTATTGTACGCAACAATTCGTTCGATTCGCGGGATTCATTCAAAGGATCGAATTCTAGTTCACAACAAATGCAAGATCTTATGCATACCGAACCTAGATCGGAAATGGCGAATATCGGAAACGACACGAATGTGAAGAACGAGGTTAAAAATGAATCTACTACTGTAGTAGAACAAGTTGCggtaaataattcaaaatcGACTGAACAAAACGTCGATAATATACAAAAAGACAGTTCTGAAAACTATTCAATACAGAAAGACATTCCATTACTAGAAAAACCACCTTGGGTTAACGCTCAACTTCCTGAAGATAGCTTATTGCAGAAGGATAGTATTAAGGAGGAAGAAATTCCGTCTACGAACTACAGCTCTTCAGAACAGGATCCACAGAATGCTTTCAAAGAACAAACAGAGGTAAAGCAAGAACTATCTAATAATGATAGTGAAAATACCGAGAAAAAACCTGAAGTGTTACCTTTTATGGGAGAAAATGATCTAAAACCTGAAGATTTAAATATGGAGCCACCGCCTGAATTACCCAATTTAGGTCCTGTTCTTACAGACACTAATGAACCTACTGATTCTGTACAAAGAACAGATGAACCATATGATGGAAAAGAGTCTTCCTTGAAATCATTTGTAAGTAACACTGAATCTTATGAACCAAGAGGACCTTTTGATGCTACATTTGGTCCAAGGGGAATGCCATTTAGATCAAGTACACCTTTTTTGAGTCCAAGAGGTTCTAACAATGTAAGATTTCCTATGTTTGAACCACCATTTAATTCTTCTGGTCCAAATCCGTACTCATTAGGTCCTCGTGGACCCAATGATGTACAATTTGGTCCAAGAGCTTTGAATGATGGGCAATTTGACTCAAGAGGCTCGAACGATGGACAGTTTGGTCCAAGAGCTTCGAATAATGCGCAATTTGGTCCTCGAGGTCTTGGTGATGGACAATATGGCCCTCGAGGTACTGGTGATGGACAATTTGGTCCAAGAGCTTCTAATGATGGGCAGTTCGGTCAACGAGGTCCAAACGATGCACAATTTGGCCCAAGGGGACCTAATGATGGACAATTTGGTCCTAGAAGTGTCAATGATGGAATGTTTGGACCAAGAGGTCCTAATGATGGATTATTTGGGACGAGAGGACCCGTTGAAAATCAATTCGGTTTAAGAGCTCCTAATAATGCACAGTTTGGACCTAGACCTTCGAATATTGGACAATTTGGCCCCAGATATGATGCTCAGTTAAATTTAAGCAGACCTAATGATGGACAATTCGGTCCTAGAGGGACGAACGATGGTCAATTTGGGCCCCATGGGCCTAATAATAGACCGTTTGATAATCGAGGTCTTTGCGATCAGTTTATGCCCAGAGGACTTAACGAAGGACAGCCAAGATTTTCAGGACTCAATGATAGACTTTTTGGTTCACGACGCAATGATCCACCTTATCAACGAAGTCCGGGTGGTTCGAAAGGTGCAAACGACGGCGGCCAGTTTTCAAATAGATTTAATGAAAAACAATTTGATAATTCTACTGATGGATGCTTTGGTTCACAGAGTTCTAATGATGCATATTTTGGTCCACGAGGTCCAATAGGTAGCTCAAATGACACCTCTTTCTTATCTCGAGGGCAACCTGACAGATCTTTTGATAATCGACAACTTGATGTCAGAGGAATTGGAGAACTTAGATCAAAAGGACCAATTGATAATAATTCTGGTTCCAAGATACAGGGTACTTCAGAAATAAGTGGTGATGGTGGAGTATTCGCTAACAATGAGCAAATATCAATTGATGAAAGTATGCAACAGAGGCAATTCGATTCTAATGATGCGCAGAACTCGCTCTGGAGGCAACCATACTCTAAAAACAGCTTCGGAGATGTGGATCAAAGATCTGGAAGAGGCTATCTTGATAAATCCATGTTGCCTCAAAATGAATCATTTAATCAGAGTATAGCGAACGACATAGAACGACGATCTCCTAAGAATGGAAATAAATGTAACGTTCCTGATAAAAGATCAGAGAGAAATATGAACGATATAACGGTGAGTGATTACAAGACTGGATACACAGAATCTTCCGCAGGTTCTGATTATACAAAATTCGATAACTCTAATATATACGTGAAACGACCTATGGATAACAGACAAAGCCAAGTCAGGTGTTCAGCTGTGAAAGAATTTTGTATAGAGaaacaatttaattataatcatagCGGGGCTAGTAGCGACAAGAAATTTATCGAACATATACCTGCTAAAGTAATAGATTATGCCCACACTTCCCGATCATCGAATCAAGATCACTTAACTCCTGTGCAATGTTTCGACTATGGACATGGCAATTTAAAACCTCTAGTGCCAGAGCATGAAGTGTACCCAAAGAAAGATTTTAGAAATTGGGAGGAGAACGAACAGAATTTAAAAGATTATACAGAGAAAATCAGAAGGTACGAATGTTATGCGAACAAAACAGAATCTAGGCATCCTCGAGACTACAAACAAAGAAGGAATAGCGAAGAATTCATAGACGATAGAAAACCTGAAAGGGAAcgcagagagaaagaggactATAAAGCGAAAGAACGTGATGATAGGATATTTGATCATACATCTGACAAAGATCAAGATAACCGCTATGATAAGAGTCCCATTAAAG AAAGAACGCGGGAAAGATGTGAACCGTCTCAGAAGGAAACGACTAAAGAGAATGACAAAGATGAAGACAG ATCGAAAGGAAATATAAACTGGCAGGAGAATTCGAACAAGAACGTCATAGATACAAAGCCATCAGAGAACAG TGTTACAGATGCTCAGCATAATGTGTTGGAATCTACACCAAAAACTTTGGAATTGGCAAAAACACCAAACTGCACAATGGTGGATGACTTATTGTGCCCTCCAGGTCGTCAGAACAGACCACCAAAAATAGCTATAATTTTAAGGGGTCCACCAGGCAGTGGAAAATCTTTTGTGGCGAAACTTATTAAG GATAAGGAAGTTGAACAAGGAGGTTCTGCACCACGAATATTAAGTCTTGATGATTATTTCTTGGTAGAGAAAGAGATGGAATCCACAGATGATAACGGAAAGAAAGTTACGGTTAAG GAAATGGTCTATGAGTACGAGGAAGCAATGGAGCAAAGTTACATCACATCTCTTGTTAAAGcttttaaaaagaatattaccgatggtttctttaatttcattatattgGATTGTATCAACGAAAAAATATCCGATTATGAAGAAATGTGGAGTTTTGCTAAAACAAAAGGCTTCAAA GTGTATGTTTGTGAGATGGAAATGGATTtacaaatttgtttaaaaagaaatattcataatCGTACagaagatgaaataaatagaattatagaTTATTTTGAGCCAACTCCAAGTTATCATCAAAAATTGGATGTTAATTCTATGTTACAGGAACAAGCAATTGaagaa GTTCATATGGAAGACACTGAAGAAATCCAGGAGAAATCTCCACAACAAAATGAAGATAGTCAAGATAGTCAAGATGATACTCAAGATACTATT GGGGTTAGCAAGTGGGAACGTATGGAAGCAGAGGACAAATTAG ATCGTTTGGATGGGCttgcaaaaaagaaaaatgaaggaAAGGTGCAAACTATGAAAGATTTCCTTCAAGTTCCTGACTATTATAACATGGAAGATACTTCTGGCAAAAAACGt GTACGTTGGGCAGATTTGGAAGAACGtaaagaacaagaaaaaatgCGCGCTGTAGGATTTGTAGTCGGTCATACAAATTGGGATCGTATGATGGATCCCACAAAAGGAGGAAGCGCCTTAACACGCACAAA GTTTTTCTCACTATCATAA